One window from the genome of Anaerococcus sp. Marseille-Q7828 encodes:
- a CDS encoding sodium-dependent transporter, translating to MEKKFSSKIGFILTAVGSAVGMANIWGFPYKFQEGGLVFLLFYLAFVILFSYVGLSSEFAAGRMSPKGSLGSYEIAFESAGKGKKIARIFGYIPLFALFLIAIGYSVIVAYVSKAFIDSLSGQLFTMPAEDWFNSFSSENYGVVAYHIVIIILTILTCIGGAKTIEKSNKIMMPTFFVLFLILVIRILFLDGSIEGYKYMFRFDPSKLNLDTIIAAMGQAFFSLSLTGAAMVTVGSYTDDSVDLMNSSKQTGIYDSLAALIASCVMIPALSVFNMQQVGGPGLLFISLPTILQNIFFGRIFSIILYLAVIFAGISSLQNMFEPVVASLTGRFDKLSRNLALLIIGLVTIAISLNMETIDKVGHYMDIVSIYIMSIGASIGSITWFYILKKDKLLAEINKSSKKTYGDRWYKIGKYVYVPIAVVLTLIALIFKISF from the coding sequence ATGGAAAAGAAATTTTCTTCAAAAATAGGATTTATATTAACAGCAGTAGGTTCAGCCGTAGGAATGGCGAATATTTGGGGCTTTCCTTACAAGTTTCAAGAAGGAGGCCTAGTCTTCTTGCTATTTTACCTAGCCTTTGTAATACTTTTTTCCTACGTGGGCCTATCCAGTGAATTTGCTGCAGGTAGGATGAGTCCAAAGGGATCTCTTGGTTCATATGAGATTGCCTTTGAATCGGCTGGCAAAGGCAAAAAAATTGCACGAATTTTTGGCTACATACCACTATTTGCACTATTTCTCATAGCTATTGGCTATTCAGTTATAGTAGCCTATGTATCAAAAGCATTCATTGATTCTTTAAGTGGCCAGCTTTTTACTATGCCAGCAGAAGATTGGTTTAATAGCTTTTCTAGTGAGAATTATGGGGTAGTCGCCTACCACATAGTAATAATCATACTCACTATCCTAACCTGCATAGGTGGGGCAAAAACCATAGAAAAATCCAACAAAATAATGATGCCGACTTTTTTTGTTTTGTTTTTGATATTAGTAATCAGGATACTATTCTTAGATGGCTCCATAGAAGGCTACAAATATATGTTTAGATTTGATCCTAGTAAATTAAATCTAGACACCATCATAGCAGCCATGGGTCAGGCATTTTTCTCCCTATCCTTAACAGGAGCTGCTATGGTGACTGTAGGCTCATATACAGACGATAGTGTAGATCTTATGAATTCATCCAAGCAAACTGGCATCTATGATTCATTGGCAGCTTTGATAGCCTCTTGTGTCATGATACCAGCCTTATCCGTGTTTAATATGCAACAAGTGGGTGGACCGGGATTATTATTTATATCCTTACCAACAATACTACAAAACATATTCTTTGGACGCATATTTTCCATCATTTTATATTTGGCAGTAATATTTGCAGGTATATCATCCTTGCAAAATATGTTTGAACCAGTTGTAGCTTCTTTAACCGGCAGATTTGACAAACTTAGCCGAAATCTTGCCTTGTTAATTATAGGACTTGTCACAATAGCCATAAGTTTAAATATGGAAACTATAGACAAGGTGGGCCATTACATGGATATAGTGTCTATTTATATAATGTCAATTGGAGCTTCTATTGGTTCTATAACTTGGTTTTATATACTAAAAAAGGACAAGCTATTAGCAGAAATAAACAAATCATCTAAGAAAACTTATGGTGATAGATGGTACAAGATAGGCAAGTATGTATATGTGCCAATAGCGGTAGTTTTGACTTTGATAGCTTTGATATTTAAAATATCTTTTTAA
- a CDS encoding L-lactate dehydrogenase has translation MKDSKIILIGTGAVGSSFAYASTLLGVGRELGIIDINEDKVEGEVMDLTDAISFTKPKNIYKADYSDCKDAEVVVITAGAAQKEGETRLDLVDKNLAIFKDMIGKVVDSGFDGIFLIASNPVDILTYATWKYSGFPASKVIGTGTTLDSSRFKKEIAGLIGIDPRSVEAFIMGEHGDTEFPVWSHTNIGGLPIYEWVRNQSELDEKALLDTFEKSKNAAYEIIKKKGATFYGIGMALTALVRAIIDDENSVYSTSSYLKGEYGLDDIYLGVPTIIGKDGAKWVIEVPLTDIEKENMDKSAKTLKDIIDKSQI, from the coding sequence ATGAAAGATAGCAAAATAATCCTAATAGGAACTGGTGCTGTAGGTTCTTCCTTTGCCTATGCTTCTACACTACTTGGAGTTGGCAGAGAGCTTGGCATCATTGATATAAACGAAGATAAGGTAGAAGGCGAAGTAATGGATTTAACAGATGCCATAAGCTTCACTAAACCTAAAAATATATACAAGGCTGACTATAGCGACTGCAAGGATGCAGAAGTTGTTGTAATTACTGCAGGAGCCGCCCAAAAAGAAGGCGAAACAAGACTTGATCTAGTAGACAAAAACCTTGCCATCTTCAAAGATATGATAGGAAAAGTCGTTGACAGTGGCTTTGATGGCATATTTTTAATAGCAAGTAACCCAGTTGACATACTAACTTATGCTACATGGAAATATTCAGGATTTCCTGCATCCAAGGTCATAGGAACTGGTACAACCCTAGATTCATCTAGGTTCAAAAAGGAAATAGCGGGGCTTATCGGTATAGATCCAAGAAGTGTGGAAGCATTCATCATGGGTGAGCATGGAGATACAGAATTTCCAGTATGGTCACATACTAACATAGGTGGATTGCCAATATACGAATGGGTCAGAAACCAAAGCGAACTTGACGAAAAAGCCCTACTAGATACCTTCGAAAAGTCAAAGAATGCAGCCTATGAGATTATAAAGAAAAAGGGAGCAACTTTCTATGGTATAGGCATGGCACTGACAGCCCTAGTAAGAGCCATAATAGACGATGAAAATTCTGTTTATTCGACATCATCATACCTAAAAGGCGAATATGGCCTAGATGATATCTACCTAGGAGTTCCAACTATCATTGGCAAAGATGGAGCAAAATGGGTAATAGAAGTCCCATTAACCGACATAGAAAAGGAAAACATGGACAAATCTGCCAAAACATTGAAAGATATTATTGACAAAAGTCAGATATAA
- the trpS gene encoding tryptophan--tRNA ligase has product MDEKNIILTGDRPTGRLHLGHYVGSLKNRVKMQNEGNFDKMYVMIADSQALTDNFDNPGKIRENLIEVALDYLSVGIDPEKVTIFVQSQVEELTELTFYFLNLVTLSRLERNPTVKSEIKLRNFETSLPAGFLIYPVSQAADILLFDANIVPVGVDQEPMLEQAREISRSFNNIYGNLFVEPEAVLPENENARRMPGIDGNAKMSKSLGNAIYLADDKKTIKKKVMAMYTDPNHINIDDPGKVEGNIVFTYLDVFSNDSHFEKYLPDYKNLDELKDHYRRGGLGDVKVKKFLIKVLEEELEPIREKRAYYENHIDDVVAILEKGTADARKVGRAKIDAVKKAMGIDYFADGAYIEEMKKKYNK; this is encoded by the coding sequence TTGGACGAAAAAAATATAATTTTGACAGGAGATAGACCAACAGGTCGTCTTCACCTAGGACACTATGTAGGCAGCTTAAAAAACAGGGTTAAAATGCAAAACGAGGGCAATTTTGACAAGATGTATGTAATGATTGCCGATAGCCAAGCTCTCACAGACAACTTTGATAACCCTGGAAAGATAAGAGAAAACCTCATCGAAGTTGCCTTGGACTATCTTTCTGTAGGCATTGACCCAGAAAAAGTAACCATCTTTGTTCAATCACAAGTAGAAGAACTAACAGAGCTTACATTTTATTTCCTAAATCTAGTCACCCTATCAAGACTAGAGCGTAACCCTACTGTTAAAAGTGAAATTAAACTAAGAAATTTCGAAACAAGTCTACCTGCTGGTTTCTTGATTTATCCTGTAAGCCAAGCTGCAGATATCTTGCTTTTTGATGCAAATATAGTACCAGTTGGTGTGGACCAAGAACCAATGCTAGAGCAAGCCAGAGAGATTTCTAGGTCATTTAACAACATCTATGGCAATCTTTTTGTAGAGCCAGAAGCTGTTTTGCCGGAAAATGAAAATGCACGCCGTATGCCAGGCATAGATGGCAATGCTAAGATGAGCAAGTCTTTGGGCAATGCTATCTACCTAGCTGATGATAAGAAGACCATCAAGAAAAAGGTTATGGCCATGTACACAGACCCTAACCATATCAATATCGATGATCCAGGCAAGGTAGAGGGCAATATAGTCTTTACCTACCTAGATGTCTTTTCAAATGACAGTCATTTTGAAAAATATTTGCCAGATTATAAGAACCTAGACGAACTCAAGGACCACTACAGAAGAGGAGGACTTGGAGATGTCAAGGTCAAAAAATTCCTCATCAAAGTTTTGGAAGAAGAATTAGAACCAATCAGAGAAAAAAGAGCCTACTATGAAAACCATATAGATGATGTAGTGGCTATTCTTGAAAAAGGCACAGCAGATGCTAGGAAAGTAGGAAGAGCAAAGATTGATGCTGTCAAAAAAGCCATGGGCATAGACTATTTTGCAGATGGTGCCTATATAGAAGAAATGAAGAAAAAATACAATAAATAA
- the prfB gene encoding peptide chain release factor 2 (programmed frameshift), whose protein sequence is MAEIYQLRETIEDLSATMKLIGDSLDPESLKKEVDSLEKQTFQADFWDDSEKAQQIMADLSNKKDELSSYNSIMEAISDNTDLIDLVEMSEEAETNTLDQIAADLKELSKKVSAMKLRTQLDGEYDKNNAYMSINAGAGGLEATDWASMLLRMYTRYFDQNGFKYEITDLNNEEAGGIKSATIAIKGSYAYGYLKGEKGVHRLVRISPFDSGARRHTSFSSVDIFPELDDTTEVEIDPNDLRIDTYRASGAGGQHVNKTDSAVRITHIPTGVVASSQAERSQTQNKETAMKQLYAKLVQIAEEEQREKIEDIQGKYTQIAWGSQIRSYVFQPYTLVKDHRTNYEVGNVESVMDGDIQGFIDAYLAESHKDNK, encoded by the exons ATGGCAGAAATATACCAACTTAGAGAAACAATTGAAGACTTATCGGCTACCATGAAGTTAATCGGAGACTCTCTT GACCCAGAAAGTCTAAAAAAAGAAGTAGATTCTCTAGAAAAACAAACATTTCAAGCTGACTTTTGGGACGATAGTGAAAAAGCTCAACAAATTATGGCGGACTTGTCAAACAAAAAAGATGAGCTTTCTTCCTACAATTCTATAATGGAAGCTATCTCAGATAATACTGACTTAATCGACTTAGTTGAGATGAGCGAGGAAGCAGAGACAAATACCCTTGATCAAATAGCAGCTGACCTTAAAGAGCTATCTAAAAAAGTTTCTGCTATGAAACTAAGAACCCAACTTGATGGTGAATATGACAAAAACAATGCTTATATGTCCATCAACGCTGGTGCAGGTGGGCTAGAGGCAACCGACTGGGCTTCTATGTTACTTCGAATGTACACCAGATATTTTGACCAAAATGGTTTCAAATACGAAATAACTGACCTAAACAACGAAGAAGCAGGGGGCATCAAATCAGCTACCATAGCTATCAAGGGTTCCTATGCTTACGGATATCTCAAAGGAGAAAAGGGAGTCCACAGGCTTGTTCGTATTTCTCCATTTGATTCCGGTGCCAGACGTCACACTTCATTTTCATCAGTGGATATATTCCCAGAACTTGATGATACAACTGAAGTAGAAATCGACCCCAATGATCTAAGGATAGATACCTATAGGGCAAGTGGGGCTGGTGGCCAACACGTCAACAAGACTGACTCAGCAGTAAGGATTACCCACATACCAACAGGAGTTGTGGCTAGTTCTCAAGCCGAACGTTCCCAAACCCAAAACAAGGAAACAGCAATGAAACAGCTTTATGCAAAGCTAGTTCAAATTGCAGAAGAAGAACAAAGGGAAAAAATAGAGGACATCCAAGGCAAATACACACAAATTGCCTGGGGCAGCCAAATTAGATCCTATGTATTCCAACCATACACCCTTGTAAAAGACCACAGAACCAACTACGAAGTGGGTAATGTGGAAAGTGTTATGGATGGGGATATCCAAGGATTTATAGATGCATATTTAGCAGAAAGCCATAAGGATAATAAATAG
- the secA gene encoding preprotein translocase subunit SecA: MAIFNLFKSFSQKEIDNNMKVVDKILALDEKMQSLSDEELRNKTVEFRQRLKDGETLDDLLPEAFAVVREASDRVLNMKHYPVQLLGGIVLHNGQIAEMKTGEGKTLVETCPAYLNALTGKGVHIVTVNDYLAKRDQEWMGKIYTFLGMTVGCIIYSLTNSERQENYAADITYGTNNQFGFDYLRDNMVIYKEDMVQRGLNYAIVDEVDSILIDEARTPLIISGQGDESTDTYQKANEFILTLEGRILDPNEDAEIDPFDREFKVEDVDFIVDEKRKSSNLTEKGTAKAEKFFGIENLSDSENLELSHYINNALKANTTMHRDIDYVVNHGEVEIVDEFTGRIMQGRRFSDGLHQAIEAKEGVEVKAESKTLATITFQNYFRMYDKLSGMTGTAKTEEEEFDEIYNLDVVEIPTNKPIARKDDVDYVYINENGKYRAIIEEINRVHPTGQPILIGTISIEASERLSEALKRAGIKHTVLNAKNHEREAAIVAEAGRFGAVTIATNMAGRGTDIMLGGNVDDMAKQKLKRDGMSEELLEQVDSFAETNDQEILEARKKYRHEKDIIRPKVKEEAERVKEVGGLYIIGSERHESRRIDNQLRGRSGRQGDPGQSRFFISLEDDLIRLNGGEQVAKFIESANFDEDEPIVSKMVTRSIEKAQTRVEANNFATRKRVLQYDDVMNKQRTIIYNERKDVLYGHDMKETIIAMIKNVIADSVYTFTNPEVKPENWEMVALLNYLNSLGIPVTQLHFENINNYSQQDLIDYITEATLAKYEDKESQFGSSNMREVERVIMLRVIDQKWMDHIDAMDQMRKEIGVRAMGNEDPVRAYTNEGFDMYEEMTRSIQEETVRYMMNVEIRQNIQRKQVLVPDKEVQPSDDGSNDVEVLSADELSGEDDQLSNLNRAERRKLERIAKKSKVKK, translated from the coding sequence TTGGCAATATTTAACCTATTTAAGTCATTTAGTCAAAAAGAAATAGACAACAATATGAAGGTTGTTGACAAAATTCTTGCCCTAGATGAAAAAATGCAAAGTCTTAGTGACGAAGAATTAAGAAACAAAACAGTAGAATTTAGACAAAGATTAAAAGATGGAGAAACTCTAGATGATTTGCTTCCAGAAGCTTTTGCTGTAGTACGTGAAGCAAGTGACAGAGTACTTAATATGAAGCATTACCCAGTTCAATTACTTGGTGGTATTGTTTTGCACAATGGTCAGATAGCAGAGATGAAGACAGGTGAAGGTAAGACCCTTGTTGAGACTTGTCCTGCCTACCTAAATGCCCTTACAGGAAAGGGAGTCCACATAGTTACTGTTAACGACTATCTTGCAAAGCGTGACCAAGAGTGGATGGGCAAGATCTATACTTTCCTTGGTATGACTGTTGGATGTATCATCTATAGTCTAACCAATTCTGAAAGACAAGAAAACTACGCTGCTGACATTACCTATGGTACCAATAACCAATTTGGTTTCGACTACCTAAGAGATAACATGGTTATCTACAAGGAAGACATGGTACAACGTGGCCTAAACTATGCTATAGTCGATGAGGTTGACTCTATACTTATAGATGAGGCTCGTACACCACTTATTATTTCTGGCCAAGGTGATGAATCAACTGATACCTACCAAAAAGCTAACGAATTTATTCTAACTCTTGAAGGTAGAATCCTAGATCCAAATGAAGATGCAGAAATCGACCCATTCGACAGAGAGTTCAAAGTAGAAGACGTTGACTTTATAGTTGATGAAAAGAGAAAATCTTCTAACCTTACAGAAAAAGGTACAGCTAAGGCAGAAAAATTCTTTGGTATAGAAAACTTATCTGACAGTGAAAACCTAGAGCTATCTCACTACATCAACAATGCTCTTAAGGCAAATACAACCATGCATAGAGATATAGACTATGTAGTAAACCATGGCGAAGTTGAGATCGTAGATGAATTTACAGGTCGTATCATGCAAGGTCGTCGTTTCTCAGATGGTCTTCACCAAGCTATAGAAGCTAAAGAAGGTGTAGAAGTAAAAGCAGAAAGTAAGACTCTTGCTACAATCACTTTCCAAAACTACTTTAGAATGTACGATAAGTTATCAGGCATGACTGGTACTGCAAAGACTGAGGAAGAAGAGTTTGACGAAATCTATAACCTTGACGTTGTAGAAATCCCAACCAACAAACCAATAGCAAGAAAAGATGACGTTGACTATGTTTATATCAACGAAAATGGAAAATACAGAGCAATCATCGAAGAAATCAACAGAGTCCACCCAACAGGACAACCTATCCTTATAGGTACAATATCAATTGAAGCAAGTGAGAGATTATCAGAAGCTCTAAAGAGAGCAGGTATCAAACACACAGTACTTAATGCTAAAAACCACGAAAGAGAAGCTGCAATAGTAGCAGAAGCTGGTCGTTTTGGTGCAGTAACTATAGCAACAAACATGGCTGGTCGTGGTACAGATATTATGCTTGGTGGTAATGTCGATGATATGGCTAAACAAAAACTAAAAAGAGATGGTATGAGCGAAGAACTACTTGAACAAGTAGATAGCTTTGCAGAAACTAATGACCAAGAAATCCTAGAAGCTCGCAAAAAATATAGACACGAAAAAGATATCATAAGACCGAAAGTAAAAGAAGAAGCTGAAAGAGTAAAAGAAGTAGGTGGTCTATACATCATAGGATCTGAACGTCACGAATCACGCCGTATAGATAACCAGCTTCGTGGTCGTTCTGGTCGTCAAGGAGACCCAGGACAATCAAGATTCTTCATATCTCTTGAAGATGACCTAATCAGACTAAACGGTGGTGAGCAAGTTGCCAAATTCATCGAAAGTGCAAACTTTGATGAAGACGAACCAATAGTTTCAAAAATGGTTACAAGGTCTATAGAAAAGGCTCAAACAAGAGTAGAAGCAAACAACTTTGCAACACGTAAGAGAGTACTCCAATACGACGATGTTATGAACAAACAAAGAACCATAATCTACAACGAACGTAAAGATGTACTTTATGGTCATGATATGAAAGAAACTATCATAGCTATGATTAAAAATGTTATAGCAGATTCTGTTTATACATTTACAAACCCGGAAGTAAAACCAGAAAACTGGGAAATGGTAGCCCTACTTAACTACCTAAACAGCCTTGGTATACCAGTAACCCAACTACATTTTGAAAACATCAACAACTACAGCCAACAAGATTTGATTGACTATATTACAGAAGCAACCCTAGCAAAATACGAAGACAAAGAATCACAATTTGGATCTTCAAACATGAGAGAAGTAGAAAGAGTAATCATGCTTCGTGTTATCGACCAAAAATGGATGGACCACATCGATGCAATGGATCAAATGAGAAAAGAAATCGGTGTTCGTGCAATGGGTAACGAAGACCCAGTTCGTGCATACACTAACGAAGGTTTCGATATGTACGAAGAGATGACAAGATCAATCCAAGAAGAAACTGTAAGATACATGATGAATGTTGAAATCAGACAAAATATCCAAAGAAAACAAGTTCTAGTTCCAGACAAGGAAGTCCAACCATCAGATGATGGCTCAAACGATGTAGAAGTTCTATCAGCTGACGAGCTTTCTGGTGAAGATGACCAATTATCAAACCTTAACAGAGCTGAACGTAGAAAACTAGAGCGTATAGCTAAAAAATCTAAGGTTAAGAAATAA
- the raiA gene encoding ribosome-associated translation inhibitor RaiA, producing the protein MKINLVGKNINITQDIKDEVEKKFDRLNKYFDDQQAMDVKISQEGNDYKAESTIILDGGTILRAESMEETYQNAIDRTMDALVRQIRKHKTRLLKHRTSGSIKFESFNESFDSEYNIDDSYDDDEIKIVREKEVKMKPMSDQEAAMQMELLNHDFYVYQDDQDMNLRIVYRRKNGGYGVIIPTQR; encoded by the coding sequence ATGAAAATAAACTTAGTGGGAAAAAACATAAACATCACCCAAGATATCAAAGATGAAGTAGAAAAGAAATTCGATCGACTTAACAAATATTTTGACGACCAACAAGCTATGGATGTCAAGATTTCCCAAGAGGGCAATGATTACAAGGCAGAATCCACCATTATCCTTGATGGAGGTACTATCCTTAGAGCAGAAAGTATGGAAGAGACCTATCAAAATGCTATCGATAGAACCATGGATGCTCTTGTTCGCCAGATTAGGAAACACAAGACAAGATTATTAAAGCACAGAACTTCAGGGTCAATCAAATTTGAAAGCTTCAACGAATCTTTTGACAGTGAATACAATATCGATGATTCCTATGACGATGATGAAATCAAGATTGTTCGTGAAAAGGAAGTAAAGATGAAGCCTATGAGCGACCAGGAAGCAGCAATGCAAATGGAACTACTTAACCACGATTTCTATGTTTACCAAGATGATCAAGATATGAATCTACGCATAGTATATCGTAGGAAAAATGGTGGCTATGGAGTAATAATTCCAACTCAAAGATAA
- a CDS encoding S9 family peptidase, whose protein sequence is MSKTKIKDILGYDFLRGLEISNDKSKLAYTKTKANYDENKYENDIWIYDTKENVTYPVTNTKESSIFTFDQASNLIYKAKSTDDEDVFHKVGTHGVGEKYFAIEKNVSRIDWLKDDLYLIKASDKKSKEEKEKDKENNYFKEVIDLPFWLNGAGYLKHEKSSYYFYDAKDEKLSKIIDSDFDHEINFLNINEDHTKLVYAKANYDKARVMDMRESLYLYDIEKKKSKLLIDANFSFYYANFIEDKIIFVATDMKKGGINEDAFIYISDFDGSYEKITDDTFDMAFGNSIGTDARYDGAKTFAIANNRLYFVVTEKEDSKLYSIDKSGEIKLEIGSRVEDFAIKDDTLYYFAMGRDSLYELYKKDSDAALIENKITTKLGNIETFEFESNGDTLTGYVLLPTKFDKNKKYPTILSIHGGPKTEFSDIFHHEHQVFANDGYIVIYTNPHGSSGNGVAFSDIRGLYGAKDYEDLMRFTDLAIEKYPQIDEKRMGVYGGSYGGFMTNWIIGHTDRFAAACAQRSISNWISFYGVSDIGYYFANDQTGAKDPWEDLDKMWDQSPLKYADKVVTPTLFIHSDEDYRCPLEQGLQMYTKIKLNGVDTKMYIFHGENHELSRSGKPKPRLKRLKEIKKWFDGYLK, encoded by the coding sequence ATGAGTAAAACTAAGATTAAGGATATACTAGGATACGATTTTTTGCGTGGCCTAGAAATATCAAATGACAAAAGTAAGCTAGCTTACACCAAGACAAAGGCAAATTATGACGAAAACAAATATGAAAATGACATCTGGATTTATGACACAAAAGAAAATGTAACTTACCCTGTGACAAATACAAAAGAAAGTTCCATTTTTACTTTTGACCAAGCATCAAATCTAATCTACAAGGCAAAAAGTACAGATGATGAGGATGTTTTCCACAAGGTTGGCACTCATGGAGTTGGAGAGAAATATTTTGCAATAGAAAAAAATGTATCTCGAATAGACTGGCTAAAAGATGACCTATATCTAATCAAGGCAAGTGATAAAAAATCTAAAGAAGAAAAAGAAAAGGATAAAGAAAATAATTATTTCAAGGAAGTAATCGATTTGCCATTCTGGCTAAACGGTGCTGGTTATCTTAAACATGAGAAAAGCTCCTATTATTTCTATGATGCCAAAGATGAGAAGCTATCAAAAATCATAGATTCTGATTTTGACCATGAAATAAACTTTTTAAATATAAATGAAGATCACACAAAGCTTGTATATGCCAAGGCAAATTATGACAAGGCAAGGGTTATGGACATGCGTGAATCCTTGTATCTTTATGATATAGAAAAGAAAAAATCCAAACTCTTGATAGATGCGAATTTTTCTTTCTACTATGCTAACTTTATAGAAGATAAGATTATATTCGTAGCAACTGATATGAAAAAAGGCGGAATAAATGAAGATGCCTTTATCTATATCAGTGATTTTGACGGTTCCTATGAAAAAATCACAGACGATACATTTGATATGGCCTTTGGCAACAGTATAGGTACTGATGCAAGATATGATGGAGCAAAGACCTTTGCAATTGCTAATAATAGACTATATTTTGTAGTAACAGAAAAAGAGGACAGCAAACTTTATTCTATAGATAAATCGGGCGAGATTAAGCTAGAAATCGGATCTAGAGTGGAAGACTTTGCTATCAAGGATGATACTTTATACTACTTTGCCATGGGTAGGGATAGCCTATACGAACTTTACAAAAAAGATTCTGATGCGGCTCTAATTGAAAACAAAATCACTACAAAGCTAGGAAATATAGAAACATTTGAATTTGAATCAAATGGAGATACATTAACAGGCTATGTCCTACTTCCTACAAAATTTGATAAGAATAAGAAGTATCCGACTATCCTATCCATCCATGGTGGACCAAAGACAGAATTTTCCGACATCTTCCACCACGAACACCAGGTTTTTGCCAATGATGGATATATTGTAATATACACAAACCCACATGGATCATCTGGTAATGGAGTTGCCTTTAGCGATATTAGGGGTCTCTATGGGGCTAAGGACTATGAGGACCTAATGAGATTTACTGATCTAGCTATAGAAAAGTACCCACAAATAGATGAGAAACGTATGGGAGTCTATGGTGGTTCTTATGGTGGATTTATGACAAATTGGATCATAGGTCATACTGATAGATTTGCTGCAGCTTGTGCCCAAAGATCTATATCAAACTGGATTAGTTTCTATGGTGTATCTGACATAGGCTACTATTTTGCCAATGACCAAACAGGTGCCAAGGATCCATGGGAAGATCTAGATAAGATGTGGGACCAATCTCCACTAAAATATGCTGATAAGGTAGTAACTCCTACCCTATTCATCCACTCTGATGAGGATTATCGCTGCCCACTAGAGCAAGGTCTACAAATGTATACAAAGATTAAACTAAATGGTGTAGATACAAAAATGTATATATTCCATGGTGAAAATCATGAGCTATCAAGGTCTGGTAAACCAAAGCCAAGGCTAAAGAGACTTAAAGAAATTAAAAAATGGTTTGATGGATATTTGAAATAA